A part of Aegilops tauschii subsp. strangulata cultivar AL8/78 chromosome 2, Aet v6.0, whole genome shotgun sequence genomic DNA contains:
- the LOC109782746 gene encoding binding partner of ACD11 1, with product MATSTLSTVMVSNLSLKAALRDVKEFFSFSGDLVHVEMQSGDELSQVAYITFKDKQGAETAMLLTGATIVDMAVIVTPATDYELPADILAALEPKDAKSSALEKAEDIVGTMLAKGFILGRDALDKAKALDEKHQLTSTATARVSSFDKRIGLSEKISVGTSVVNDKVKEMDQKYLVSEKTRSALAAAEQGVSTAGSAIMKNRYVLTGAAWVTGAFSKVANTANDVGAKAKEKIAAEQEGKTVAAGYAQADMSDAHEKPRDLDGEITKIHVSENPEDIPISTAAVFPITIEDSSDASPPPPAAPKKPEPAQGLIL from the exons ATGGCG ACAAGCACGCTTAGCACAGTTATGGTGAGCAATTTGTCACTGAAAGCAGCACTAAGAGATGTAAAGGAATTCTTTTCCTTTTCTGGCGACCTTGTGCATGTTGAAATGCAAAG TGGTGACGAGCTGTCTCAAGTTGCCTACATTACTTTTAAAGATAAGCAAGGAGCTGAGACAGCCATGCTTCTGACG GGTGCCACGATAGTCGATATGGCTGTCATCGTAACACCAGCCACTGATTATGAGCTACCAGCTGATATTTTAGCTGCTCTAGAG CCCAAAGATGCCAAGTCCTCTGCTCTGGAGAAGGCAGAGGACATCGTTGGGACCATGCTGGCCAAGGGGTTCATTCTTGGTAGGGATGCACTCGACAAAGCAAAAGCTTTGGATGAGAAGCATCAGCTCACATCAACTGCGACTGCTCGAGTATCTTCCTTTGACAAGAGAATCGGTCTGAGTGAGAAGATCAGCGTCGGTACTTCAGTCGTAAACGATAAAGTAAAGGAAATGGATCAGAAATATCTAGTCTCCGAGAAGACAAGGTCAGCACTTGCAGCTGCTGAACAGGGCGTCTCCACTGCTGGATCTGCCATCATGAAAAACAGGTATGTCCTTACTGGAGCTGCATGGGTAACTGGTGCCTTCAGTAAGGTTGCGAATACCGCAAACGACGTCGGGGCAAAGGCGAAGGAGAAAATAGCCGCTGAGCAGGAGGGCAAGACCGTAGCGGCCGGGTATGCACAAGCTGACATGTCGGACGCTCATGAAAAGCCCAGGGATTTGGATGGTGAAATCACAAAGATACATGTCTCTGAAAACCCTGAAGATATCCCCATATCTACCGCTGCAGTTTTCCCCATTACAATAGAGGATTCCAGCGATGCGTCTCCACCACCGCCCGCTGCTCCTAAGAAACCGGAACCTGCGCAGGGATTGATACTATGA